In Blautia sp. SC05B48, a single genomic region encodes these proteins:
- a CDS encoding SdpI family protein gives MMKGEERKEFLKEYKMSLISGSILTISPSLAGILLWDRLPEKIATHFDQHNVANGWSSKPMAVFGIPFLLLLIHLFCVFFTANDPKRKNINRRIFTMILWLVPVVSVITCMTIYGLALGMELDIGVIVNIMVGIMFIILGNYVHKVKQNYTVGMKLPWTLNSEENWNRTNRMTGWILILSGLLFLMNSLLLKTEIVLAVIFVVILVPMIYSFILYKKGI, from the coding sequence ATGATGAAAGGTGAAGAAAGAAAAGAGTTTCTGAAGGAATATAAAATGTCCCTGATCTCCGGGAGTATCCTTACGATCTCCCCGTCACTGGCAGGGATCCTGCTGTGGGACCGTCTGCCGGAGAAGATCGCAACACATTTTGATCAGCACAATGTGGCCAACGGCTGGAGCAGCAAGCCGATGGCAGTTTTTGGAATTCCGTTTCTGCTTTTGCTGATCCATCTGTTTTGCGTGTTTTTTACAGCCAATGATCCAAAGAGAAAAAATATCAACAGGCGTATTTTTACCATGATCCTGTGGCTGGTTCCGGTGGTGTCTGTGATCACCTGCATGACGATCTACGGACTTGCTCTGGGAATGGAACTTGATATAGGTGTGATCGTGAATATCATGGTAGGTATCATGTTTATCATTCTCGGAAATTACGTTCATAAGGTGAAACAGAATTATACAGTGGGAATGAAGCTTCCCTGGACTTTGAACAGCGAGGAGAACTGGAACCGTACCAACCGTATGACAGGCTGGATACTGATCCTGTCAGGGCTGCTTTTTCTTATGAATTCGCTGCTTCTGAAAACGGAAATTGTTTTGGCGGTAATTTTTGTGGTCATCCTTGTGCCAATGATCTATTCATTTATTCTTTATAAAAAGGGAATCTGA
- a CDS encoding HPr family phosphocarrier protein, whose amino-acid sequence MTVRKVQFESMDEVNRFLDVTEHFPFAVDLKRGSRTVNGKSILGVASIGLGREMDFCAHVPELAPEITSSLGFCMR is encoded by the coding sequence ATGACAGTAAGAAAAGTACAGTTTGAGAGCATGGATGAAGTGAACCGTTTTCTTGATGTGACGGAGCATTTTCCGTTTGCAGTGGATCTGAAAAGGGGAAGCAGGACAGTAAATGGCAAATCCATTCTTGGAGTTGCATCTATTGGCCTTGGCAGAGAGATGGACTTTTGTGCACATGTGCCGGAGCTTGCGCCGGAGATCACATCCAGTCTTGGTTTTTGCATGAGGTAG
- a CDS encoding autorepressor SdpR family transcription factor, translated as MAFAETFKALSDPVRREILQLLKNGKMSAGEIGGHFDMTGATISYHLKILKKADLVWETKVKNFVYYELNTTVVEELLLWLSDLKGGKNDER; from the coding sequence ATGGCGTTTGCAGAAACCTTCAAGGCACTTTCGGATCCTGTGCGGAGAGAAATCCTGCAGCTTCTGAAAAACGGGAAAATGTCAGCTGGTGAGATCGGAGGACATTTTGACATGACGGGTGCAACCATATCCTATCATCTGAAAATTTTGAAGAAAGCAGATCTTGTGTGGGAAACGAAGGTGAAGAATTTTGTGTATTACGAACTGAATACCACAGTTGTAGAGGAACTGCTTCTGTGGCTCAGTGATCTGAAAGGGGGAAAGAATGATGAAAGGTGA
- a CDS encoding 6-phosphofructokinase, producing the protein MSKKNLIAGQSGGPTAAINSSLYGVVSEALKHTEEIDHVYGMVNGIEGFLNGTFLDFQEALPGEQLLALTWTPGAYLGSCRYKLPESLEDPVYPKLFQKFEEMNIGWFFYIGGNDSMDTVSKLSRYAEKIGSDIRILGEPKTIDNDLVNTDHTPGFGSAARYVASTVREITLDACVYEKKSVTIIEIMGRHAGWLTGAAALARKYVGDNPLLIYLPETNFDVEEFLLKVHAAFEKNCNVVVCVSEGIHDKDGTFICEYDSAAGTDAFGHKMLAGCGKYLENLVRSRLGVKARSVELNVSQRCSVSMLSETDQQEAILAGEFGVQAALNGETGKMIAFKRQSDSPYSMKCTLEDVNVICNEEKTVPVEWITEDGSDVTEDFIRYARPLIQGTVNVPVGEDGLPAFVYRK; encoded by the coding sequence ATGTCAAAAAAGAACCTTATCGCAGGACAATCCGGCGGACCGACCGCAGCTATCAACAGCAGTCTTTACGGTGTGGTATCTGAAGCACTTAAACATACAGAGGAGATCGACCATGTTTATGGTATGGTCAACGGCATTGAGGGATTTTTAAACGGAACATTCCTTGATTTCCAGGAAGCACTTCCGGGAGAGCAGCTTCTCGCTCTTACCTGGACACCCGGCGCCTATCTCGGCTCCTGCCGTTACAAGCTTCCGGAATCCCTGGAGGATCCGGTTTATCCGAAGCTTTTTCAGAAATTCGAGGAGATGAACATCGGCTGGTTCTTTTATATCGGCGGCAATGATTCCATGGATACCGTCAGCAAGCTTTCCCGCTATGCCGAAAAGATTGGCAGTGACATCCGTATCCTCGGTGAGCCGAAGACCATTGATAACGACCTTGTAAACACCGACCATACTCCCGGATTCGGAAGTGCTGCCCGCTACGTAGCCTCCACCGTCCGTGAGATCACCCTGGACGCCTGTGTCTACGAGAAAAAATCCGTCACTATCATCGAGATCATGGGACGTCACGCAGGCTGGCTCACCGGAGCTGCTGCCCTTGCCCGGAAATACGTCGGAGACAATCCGCTTCTCATTTATCTTCCGGAAACCAATTTCGATGTAGAAGAATTTCTCCTGAAAGTTCATGCTGCCTTTGAGAAAAACTGCAACGTCGTAGTCTGTGTATCTGAGGGAATCCACGATAAAGACGGCACATTCATCTGCGAATACGACAGCGCTGCCGGAACCGACGCCTTCGGTCACAAGATGCTTGCTGGCTGCGGTAAATATCTTGAGAATCTTGTACGCAGCCGTCTTGGTGTCAAAGCCCGCTCCGTAGAGCTCAATGTAAGCCAGCGCTGCTCTGTCTCCATGCTCTCTGAGACAGACCAGCAGGAAGCAATTCTCGCCGGTGAATTTGGTGTACAGGCCGCCCTGAACGGCGAAACCGGAAAGATGATCGCATTTAAACGTCAGAGTGATTCTCCATACTCCATGAAATGCACACTGGAGGATGTCAACGTTATCTGCAACGAAGAAAAGACTGTCCCTGTAGAATGGATCACAGAAGACGGCTCCGATGTCACCGAAGACTTTATCCGCTATGCCCGCCCTCTGATCCAGGGAACTGTAAATGTTCCGGTTGGCGAGGACGGACTGCCGGCGTTCGTGTATCGGAAATAA
- a CDS encoding vWA domain-containing protein, with the protein MDRRQEELGIHILENIRNELYYYFPYLDGAFACISGKGSEQTGTIGTDGAFFLFSPEYLLELYVKRPEAVRRGYLHMLLHCLYLHLFREDQEDRRLWNLACDIAVEQIISREKIPILETGGDAKKIREKVFHILGDRSDSAETICRKLKEQAFPFHLEELEEAFHFDDHTLWDTCTGEKGKRTKEKWNKLLSYTDANRQDHRKRRGSQKGDQKEETGTVRSGRYDYKKFLRQFSVLREEVELDTESFDYIFYNYGMEHYGNLPLIEPLEYKEVNRLEELVIAIDTSGSCDGETVRRFLGETYSILSEKENFFHKMKVYLIQCDCCIQDVKVIHSEEEWKEYSKNITIQGRGGTDFRPVFRYVKEQQEKKEIRSLKALIYFTDGDGIYPGSKPDYETAFVFLHKTEKMELVPPWAIRLVAEQEGVRYRT; encoded by the coding sequence GTGGACCGGAGGCAGGAAGAGCTTGGAATACATATCCTGGAAAACATAAGGAACGAGCTGTACTACTATTTTCCATATCTGGACGGTGCCTTTGCCTGTATTTCCGGGAAGGGCTCAGAGCAGACCGGAACCATTGGAACAGACGGAGCTTTCTTCCTTTTTTCCCCGGAATATCTGCTGGAGCTTTATGTAAAAAGGCCGGAGGCAGTACGAAGAGGTTATCTGCACATGCTGCTGCACTGCCTGTATCTGCATCTTTTTCGGGAAGATCAGGAGGACAGACGCTTATGGAACCTGGCCTGTGATATTGCAGTAGAACAGATCATTTCCAGGGAAAAGATTCCGATTCTGGAGACAGGCGGCGATGCGAAAAAAATCCGTGAAAAGGTTTTTCATATTCTGGGAGACAGGTCGGATTCCGCAGAAACGATATGCCGGAAGCTGAAGGAACAGGCTTTTCCGTTCCACCTGGAAGAACTGGAAGAAGCCTTTCATTTTGACGATCACACCTTGTGGGACACCTGCACAGGAGAAAAAGGAAAAAGAACAAAGGAAAAATGGAACAAGCTTCTTTCCTATACTGACGCTAACCGTCAGGATCACCGGAAACGGCGGGGAAGCCAGAAAGGGGACCAGAAGGAAGAAACAGGAACGGTAAGATCCGGAAGGTACGATTACAAAAAATTTCTCCGTCAGTTTTCTGTGCTGCGGGAAGAGGTGGAACTGGATACGGAAAGCTTTGATTATATTTTTTATAATTACGGGATGGAGCATTATGGAAATCTTCCGCTGATCGAGCCGCTGGAATATAAGGAAGTGAACCGTCTGGAGGAGCTGGTGATCGCCATTGATACTTCCGGCTCCTGTGATGGAGAGACTGTGCGGAGATTCCTTGGAGAAACGTATTCCATTCTCAGTGAAAAAGAGAATTTTTTCCATAAAATGAAGGTGTACCTGATCCAGTGTGACTGCTGTATCCAGGATGTTAAGGTGATCCATTCCGAGGAAGAATGGAAGGAATACAGCAAAAATATCACCATACAGGGCCGGGGCGGAACAGATTTCCGGCCGGTGTTCCGGTATGTGAAGGAGCAGCAGGAGAAAAAAGAAATCCGCAGTCTTAAGGCTCTGATCTATTTTACAGACGGGGACGGGATATATCCCGGAAGCAAACCGGATTATGAAACGGCCTTTGTATTTTTGCATAAAACAGAAAAAATGGAGCTTGTTCCGCCCTGGGCGATCCGGCTTGTGGCAGAGCAGGAAGGAGTGCGTTACAGAACATGA
- a CDS encoding ATP-binding protein, producing MNIKEAKEEIKHTLLAYNRKDAAGRYTFPRLRQRPILLMGPPGIGKTAIMEQVAEECGAGLVAYTITHHTRQSAVGLPRIVTRCYNGKEISITEYTLSEIIASVYDCMERTGKKEGILFIDEINCVSETLAPTMLQFLQNKTFGSHSVPEGWLIAAAGNPPEYNKSVREFDIVTLDRVRRMDIEADIDVWMEYAWKKEIHGSILAYLGMKKDHFYSVENTVDGKFFVTARGWEDLSEILKAYEELGVEITENLVGEYLCRDEIARSFFASYQLYRKYGEDYGLERLLSGEMPEEEQQKKVKMAKDASFEERFLVTGLLLDGLNGSFLTYEKMDGETGAVYQELLHLKAFLQDKKDMTALDEFTDMKKKSLAVRLEAELLTADQQTTEELVIRTLEEFSLTIRKEHITETEAGFERIRQLFTEMAEKRKACAKKITGELEQAFAFMKECFGDGQETVLFVTGLTRNTHAAAFIREYGCDPYFACSEKLLYRKQEKKLQEECASLLEI from the coding sequence ATGAATATAAAAGAGGCAAAAGAAGAGATCAAACATACCTTACTGGCTTACAACCGGAAGGATGCAGCCGGGCGCTATACATTTCCCAGACTCCGGCAGCGTCCTATCCTGCTTATGGGACCTCCCGGAATCGGAAAAACAGCGATCATGGAGCAGGTGGCAGAGGAATGCGGGGCAGGTCTGGTAGCTTATACCATCACCCACCATACAAGACAGAGTGCGGTAGGACTGCCAAGGATCGTGACCCGGTGCTACAATGGAAAAGAGATCAGCATCACAGAGTATACTTTAAGTGAGATCATTGCTTCTGTGTATGATTGTATGGAACGTACCGGGAAGAAGGAGGGAATCCTTTTTATTGATGAGATCAACTGTGTTTCCGAGACACTTGCACCCACTATGCTGCAGTTCCTTCAGAACAAGACCTTCGGAAGTCACAGCGTGCCGGAAGGATGGCTGATCGCGGCAGCAGGAAATCCTCCGGAATATAATAAATCGGTCCGGGAGTTTGATATTGTAACACTGGACCGTGTACGGAGGATGGATATCGAGGCAGATATTGATGTGTGGATGGAGTATGCCTGGAAAAAGGAGATCCACGGATCGATCCTGGCTTATCTCGGCATGAAAAAGGATCATTTTTATTCTGTGGAGAATACAGTGGACGGGAAATTCTTCGTGACAGCAAGAGGCTGGGAAGACCTGTCTGAGATCCTGAAGGCTTATGAGGAACTGGGCGTGGAGATCACGGAGAATCTGGTCGGGGAGTATTTGTGCAGAGATGAGATCGCAAGAAGCTTTTTTGCCAGCTATCAGCTGTACCGGAAGTACGGAGAGGACTATGGCCTGGAACGCCTGCTTTCCGGAGAGATGCCGGAGGAAGAGCAGCAGAAAAAGGTAAAAATGGCGAAGGATGCTTCTTTTGAGGAACGTTTCCTTGTGACAGGGCTTCTGCTTGACGGCCTGAACGGAAGTTTTCTGACCTATGAGAAGATGGATGGTGAGACAGGTGCTGTTTATCAGGAACTTCTGCATTTGAAAGCTTTTCTCCAGGATAAAAAGGACATGACGGCGCTGGATGAATTTACAGATATGAAGAAGAAAAGTCTGGCTGTCCGTCTGGAGGCGGAGCTTCTTACCGCAGATCAGCAGACCACGGAAGAGCTTGTGATCCGCACTCTGGAAGAATTCAGCCTTACTATCCGCAAGGAGCATATCACAGAAACAGAGGCTGGCTTTGAACGGATCCGGCAGCTTTTTACGGAAATGGCGGAGAAGAGAAAGGCCTGTGCGAAAAAAATCACCGGGGAGCTGGAACAGGCATTTGCATTTATGAAGGAATGCTTCGGGGACGGACAGGAAACGGTGCTTTTTGTTACCGGATTGACCCGGAACACCCATGCGGCGGCCTTTATCCGGGAGTATGGCTGTGATCCTTATTTTGCCTGCAGTGAGAAGCTTCTTTACCGGAAACAGGAGAAAAAGCTTCAGGAGGAATGTGCGTCACTATTAGAAATATGA